In Penaeus vannamei isolate JL-2024 chromosome 14, ASM4276789v1, whole genome shotgun sequence, one DNA window encodes the following:
- the LOC138863979 gene encoding neurofilament heavy polypeptide-like: MCGNLTQVIKAPERQAIKAPKPQVSKAPERQVSKAPDRQVSKAPDRQISKASERQVSKASERQVSKAPDRQVSKAPDRQVSKAPDRQVSKAPYRQVSKAPDRQVRHLAARCKAPERQVSKASERQVSKASERQVSKAPDRQVSKAPDRQVSKAPERQVGKTPEPQVGRAPDRQVSKASERQVSKAPDRQVSKAPDRQVSKASDRQDTQTPGKAPDRQVSKAPDHQVSKASERQVSKASERQVSKASERQVSKAPERQVSKTPDRQVSKASERQVSKASERQVSKASERQVSKASVRQVSKASERQVSKASERQVKASERQVSKAPDRQVSKAPDRQVSKVSERQVSKAPDRRVSKAPDRQVSKAPDRQVSKASDRQVSKASEHQVSKASERQISKASEHQVSKASERQVSKASERQVSKASERQVSKSPDRQVSKASEHQVSKASERQVSKASEHQVSKASEHQVSKVPDRQVTYSNARCSSDTSGLTNKPLTCGGLSLKTIGFDVVAHKTSHCSTSPPSPAAPTGRPGFFIPDWADSEEAAIGHSLRCYGVIINSGEVMPIIGISLCLFVWIVVVMMHL, translated from the exons ATGTGCGGTAATCTAACGCAG GTAATTAAAGCACCTGAGCGCCAGGCAATTAAGGCACCTAAGccccaggtaagtaaggcacctgagcgccaggtaagtaaggcacctgaccgccaggtaagtaaggcacctgaccgccag ATAAGTAAGGCatctgagcgccaggtaagtaaggcatctgagcgccaggtaagtaaggcacctgaccgccaggtaagtaaggcacctgaccgccag gtaagtaaggcacctgaccgccaggtaagtaaggcaccataccgccaggtaagtaaggcacctgACCGCCAGGTAAGGCACCTGGCCGCCAGGTGTAAGGCAcctgagcgccaggtaagtaaggcatctgagcgccaggtaagtaaggcatctgagcgccag gtaagtaaggcacctgaccgccaggtaagtaaggcacctgaccgccaggtaagtaaggcacctgAGCGCCAGGTAGGTAAGACGCCTGAGCCCCAGGTTGGTAGGGCACCtgaccgccag gtaagtaaggcatctgagcgccaggtaagtaaggcacctgaccgccaggtaagtaaggcacctgaccgccaggtaagtaaagcatctGATCGCCAAGACACTCaaacgccag GTAAGGCACCtgaccgccaggtaagtaaggcacctgaccaccaggtaagtaaggcatctgagcgccaggtaagtaaggcatctgAGCGCCAGGTAAGCAAGGCatctgagcgccaggtaagtaaggcacctgagcgccaggtaagtaagacacctgaccgccag gtaagtaaggcatctgagcgccaggtaagtaaggcatctgagcgccaggtaagtaaggcatctgagcgccag GTGTCTAAGGCATCtgtgcgccaggtaagtaaggcatctgagcgccaggtaagtaaggcatctgAGCGCCAGGTTAAGGCATCTgaacgccag gtaagtaaggcacctgaccgccaagtaagtaaggcacctgaccgccag GTAAGTAAGGTATCTGAGCGacaggtaagtaaggcacctgACCGCCGGGTAAGTAAGGCACCTGATCGCCAAGTAAGTAAGGCACCtgaccgccaggtaagtaaggcatctgatcgccag gtaagtaaggcatctgagcaccaggtaagtaaggcatctgAGCGCCAGATAAGTAAGGCATCTGAGcatcag gtaagtaaggcatctgagcgccaggtaagtaaggcatctgAGCGCCAGGTAAGCAAGGCatctgagcgccaggtaagtaagtcacctgaccgccag gtaagtaaggcatctgagcaccaggtaagtaaggcatctgagcgccaggtaagtaaggcatctgagcaccaggtaagtaaggcatctgagcaccaggtaagtaaggtacctgaccgccag GTAACGTACTCGaacgccag GTGTAGTAGCGATACATCAGGCTTGACAAACAAACCGCTCACCTGTGGGGGGCTGTCTTTGAAAACCATCGGCTTCGACGTCGTAGCTCATAAAACCTCG CACTGCTCGACTTCGCCACCGTCGCCCGCTGCACCGACTGGAAGGCCCGGATTTTTTATCCCAGACTGGGCGGACTCCGAGGAAGCAGCAATAGGTCACAGCCTCCGCTGTTATGGTGTCATCATTAATAGCGGGGAAGTCATGCCCATCATCGGCATAA gtttgtgtttgttcgtgtggaTAGTGGTGGTTATGATGCATTTATAG